The DNA region CCGTAAAATTTTCGATTTTTGATTCGATTTCCTCTGCTATGCTGTTCAAAATCCTGCTTTTTACAAATGAAGGCAGGTTTTTCATGGCTTCCCGGGCAGATTGGGCTTTAAGGATGGCCTCCTCCAGAATTTGAGGGGAAGCGAGCCAGGCAATCCCGACAGTTTTGCCATCGTAGGGATTAAAAATGGTAACAGGATTATCGCTTTGGATAAAACTGCCACCGGCATAAATTTCAAATTGATTGATCATAACGTCAGAACCACGAATCTAATTGAATTT from Bacteroidota bacterium includes:
- a CDS encoding aldehyde dehydrogenase family protein is translated as MINQFEIYAGGSFIQSDNPVTIFNPYDGKTVGIAWLASPQILEEAILKAQSAREAMKNLPSFVKSRILNSIAEEIESKIENFTGILCRESGKPWKYARGEVQRAIQVFRVAAEESKRLPGEFISIDWT